The segment AGTTTTCTAAAATTCAGTTATTTCACATAGTCCGTAAAAATATGCAATTGTATGTCTATTTTTCCACATTTCAAGGAGCAGAACTTTGCTTCTGgcgttttttctataaaatagttGCACAATAAAGACTTGTTTTGCAAATTTCCTCTTACTCCAtctccaactttttttataaagaccATAAATGCTTAAAATCTTTTCCTTTCCCTCTTTATattgtgttttaaaaataaaacatagttCAGGGCTACATTTGGaagaagtttttataaattagactTGACATACACCTCTTCATACTCCTGGTGGTAGGCTTATGTTAAAAGTTGTCTCTGTTCGTTTATCTATGGGGATATTTTAGCTTATTCAGTACTTTAGCCACTTGGTATGCAATTTCTTTGTTATGGCCATCGCCCTTTAGTGCCGCCATTACGTAATAATCGttcacaatatttttcaatattgccTTCAGCAGCCCTTTCTTCTGATCTCCCGCTCTTTATTCCTCCTCTACTTGGTAGCAGTGAAAATCTTCATCCTCAAATCCTCTCCCTATTAATAAGctccttcaaaatatgtattgtcCGTGCCTGATGGCAAATCCTGCCATTGATTTTGGGAAAAAACCTTCGTagccatatttaaaatttttgtcttttcctTCTTGATTTCTATGCCAGATTTCTTCCTCAACTGCTCTATATATAGTTGTCGTCAGCATAGAATTGACTACACATTTTTTGCCACCAAATTCAATTCCTAgcagtttgttattttttactttaacgaTCAAATGTAAAAGtaccaaattaaaaagatatgaaGATAAAGGGTCACCTTGACAACCAACTTTTGCACTTTATTGCCTGGGAGAAAACTCCATCCATATATAAGAAAGAGACTGCCTTTTCTTGATAATATCTAGTCGTCTCCTTTTCACCAATGCTGACCGCTTCTGTTTctatcgccagcttcaaacggtcgaattgttcacagtagagagcagaaaaagaagaaacttcaaccactgttgtgcaacacgaactgaAAGAGTTTGATGGTcgctttcgacgcgtttttcaCTTTCAACAAGTAAAAATGTAtgatatggcaaatttcttcaaTTCATAAAGGTTTGgcccttaaagtttttttttttttttgttttagatcaagtttttagggtataactaagattcagtACCATATTTGGACATGgaaaaacgatatatatgaaaatcaaagtaaataataaattgataaaaacgtttcagtatttaaaaaataaattatttattacgttattacatttaataaaaaatgtatgtaaccaccaaaaaaattaaagaccttACTTGGATACTTAAGtgacaataataaatgtgggtttcagcctgcgagcaaaaatgctgttgcattgTGTAATAAACAAGAAATACTCAGTTAAAAAGGGGGCAGtaaatcaaattactttttcctaatATGTCCcgtcggtatgtaaaaataaaaggaacatgATAATCACCTATCgccttgataatttgaagaatgtgggaagtagagcagcttagctgtcatgaatttttattggatcagctgcaagcagtcgttagaggaaggaaataagcacaaatATAGAGCAAGAACATGAAGGCTGAAATTATACCAAccccgatcctcaattccactccgaGTCCAACATAGCCTTAAACATATAACTCTGGAGCAGACCCTCATTGTTACTGAAGGTGTACACTAATCGAAAAGAGCGTGAGGATAAGGCAGGAGCGAGATGTATAGTATTCCTAAATTAAGACCCATGACTGTTAATAACACCagcttgttatatgattttttagagGGGGAGGggatatgcatttttaaatcaatttacaccaaagatgggcggtaattcttcttttagaggtaGATGTTAATACATACAcacaactgattaaataatgaacaaaagaaaagaaagaattgACGCAgtaaccgtttttctttttccaatttttaaatgtagttttttgtttattttccattGCAAACTACTCAATTCCACTAATCATATAAAGATTCCGTCTTCAATAATTAACTAATGACGACaacagatttagaaaataaaaaatcctgttcagattatgaacttaaaaaaatctctttCCTTATTAATCCCCTAATTAATCCTGGAAATGCTGTGTACTATTgctagtaaaatataattttccaacgATGGTAATTTTCTGATGACAATATTCTGAATGTCAATATTACAAGAATTTGGATTATGCTGCAATAACAAAGGATTGAGAAGAAATCTTATAAATGTAGGGAACAGGTTCCATTGTCCTAATTGAAGCTCCACAACTTTTATTAATGCCCTCTGATATACTTGACTTCTCTGATGATGACAGTTTTTACATCTAATATGGATTATTTGTACCTATATAAAAGATCAAATTATGGTATTTTATTTCAAGAGTCCATAGTTAAGTCATAATCTTCATTTGCCACCCCCctcttcatatattttcaattgataAAGGAATTCCAACTGTATTTCcccactttttttcattttaagtaaCCCACAAGTATTACTGTAATCCCGGCTGTATAAAAGGAAATGGCAGAGTAGAAAGACAGAGAACTAggtacaataaaagaaaaaaaaggtaggTACGATATACCTTGTACACTGTTATAAGGTAGACTGTAAATAGCTTTCCTTTGGAGTTTGTTGCCCTCACAATAATAATACAACGTAAATCAACCCCCTGAATTGCTTTAAAGTTTAAACTGAATGAAGTTATGTACTCCATGCGGATCTATcccataatatttgaaattggcgCCGTTTGCAATTTTTCCTTACCAATTTGTTCATCTGTTTATGTCTGGAAATGTTCCATTTATCagttaattgtttaaaaatgaaatgatgaccacatgatcattttttgtacaaatttagatgGGCAcaaaaaacttagttttttattcaaGCACGGTGtttattgtatcacgtaacctttcatccaaaaaaaccGAAATAAGCccctaaaatcagttggtagttagatAATTCTTGAACATTTCGTCTccactatggaattattatccATTGATTGTTGATAATggttcacaacttaacaaagGCTTATCATAATTCAACCAaccaacgttcagaacactgattcgGAGAAAAGATGCAGAAACATCCATAGCTCGCTCGCTTGAAAAGAGCTTTCACTGATTGTGTGATGCCAAATACTTCTGCTTGAAAGACAGATGAATCGTTGTTCAACGAGGTCGATGATTGGTGAATCGACATATCACTTTGAGTAATAGTCTGTCCAGCACCTGTATTGTCATATTCATCTTTGGATCCTCTTGTGCATATTACTGTGTCAGGGTTGACAATCTGACAGTTGTCAATCCAGATAAGATTACCTTTAATGAAGTCACTTGGTTTATTCAATTTAGCTTGATCAATTGTCTTATCACAAGAGAAACGATACCTATGACGGAAGATTACCAATGGCATCCCAGGTGTCCTGTAGGAAATGCCTAGTTCTCCATCTTGACTCCGTTGCTTGTATGTAGAGGTGAAGGGGAGCAGCAAGCTCTATTTCTGTtttggggttgtcctcttacaaaaggaccccacgccacctgttgacAGACTCTcagaaggaaaggagactgcagaggtgcaagaaagttcgtgcgtggatcaaggcaaatgaatccagaataaaaattttctctGACATGAAtattttcaccgtggaccaaGTCTACAACCGTTGGAATGACTGTTAGCTTAGGGTCACCAGAGTAGGCCAAGGGGAtgttctgtacaaaacatccggctcaaacaatggtcctgggggtcgtggcgtccgacagcAAGAacatgcctcccttcttttttaaggctggggagaaaatcggtaAGGAGACCTACTACAAGGACTggggttcaccatactgccatcgCTCATGGTCACCTACCCAGAGGAAAACTATATGTAGACCCACGATGGTGCTCACTCccacacatcggccaaatgccagaagttctgcactgacaacatggctgatttttggcccaagggCATGTTGCTACTATTTTTGCCACATTTGAACAAGTTGGACTTTGTTGTGTGgaaactttggagagggagactaactgGACATCTCatccgaacgtggactccctgaaggttGCAATTGTgaagagtggaacaacttgtccgagaagttcatcacCAACTCCTGGAAGGTTTTCTGTCGCAGTGTGGAGACTGTAATTACTGCTGAGGGCAGCCATATTGAGTAAACAtattcacaaaggtcgtgtctcaaagttttgtaaaaaaaatttcaaaattatttttcaaaaaataaaattattgacatttttctaaaatcagtcattcagtccacgttttgcttccgaatcctgtatatgaagtaaaaaaccAACgaggattttctcattttcttgatttttgttcaagattgtttttatgcagACGCATATagtgtaataatattttgcaaattaaattcCTTCACCTATCATTTGACGAGCGAATTCGTGggtttaattcataatttaataaaaatgaaatctttcATCCTTGCATGAAACATGAAACTCTATTCATTATTAGACATGAATCCAATGCGACATTGTTTCCTATCAATTATAGTTCAAGGTGTTTTATTTCTGCGCTGGACATTTTAGGAAAAACGATAATACAATTCAACTCCTACATAttcctttttgaatattttattgcgttatattttagttaataatgtaatattaaatatttatgggaAGATATATTTATCGAACGGACCATGTTCAAAGTACAGACTGTTTGAGATAAATTTTACTAAGAGAAtcatatgaaaaaagttatcattataatttttatttttaaagttacttaaaaaatttactatagAGATGTAGGCAAAACACTTTTATTCAATGAGTCCTCCATTTTGGACAAGGACTTTTTCCACAATATCCCTGAAAGAGGAACATCCCCTACTTACCTTTGCAGGCTCAAGATACATTTCTGCCGAGGTGATGGATCGCTCTAGGGaggtaatatatattgttatggTGTGTCCTGGGGGCATTGGCTTCTCACTTCCTTAAAGATAGTAATCCCATGGATTTAAGTATGGGAAGTTTGGAGGTCCAAAGTAATGTACATTGGTCTTCAATTATTCAATTGCTCTCTGGGATTTGTGTGCTGATGCAGTGTCATGCTGGAATGTGTAAGGCCTGCCACCAGCCAACATCTTCATCCAAGGTACAACAACTGTTTCTAGAAGATCCATATAAATATCTTGGTTGATTCTGAGGCcaacaataaagaaataaggACCCATAACACGGCATTCACTGTTGATTTCAATCAATTTCATAATAGAAGGCGAAATTTGGCTTCTGAAGACAACAGGGACTTTGTGAACATCTTGGCAGATCCACCTATAATTTTGGCTGTAAAATGATCTATCAACAGTGAAGacttttcatcagaaaagaaacGAAGGTAACCACTAGTAATCTTAGAGAGGAAATAAGTCTCTTCCCATGGATCACTCTTGTGACCTGTATCGGAACAGTAAGGAGAAGCCGATGCTTTAGGCGATATGAGATTAAGCCAAGATAATCAGAATCAGCTCTGTAGATCGTTGCTTTACTCACCTGGGGATCTTTTGCCAACTTACTCATTGGAGAACCTTGGGATGCACACTCCTTCCCCATGTTTATATTTggtacatatttctttattctcttttgttcataaaaacgtaatttcaaaactattctCCTACCTATCTACGTACGTACTTTAGACATAGCCcctaatttgtaatttattgtgGCATATAGTTGACATATATATTCGTTAAGCTTGCTATTAAAAAATACGgttcaattattcaaaattaaattgatgaatatatttggtggaaaaatatctttgaacaAGTAATGCTTCAGGAGGAATACAAAAATcagcttaaaaatacaaattacctcattaaaaaacagttttataaaCCCTAGAGAAGGGTGAAAATGCTAGGGTGTCTATGGCACCAATGACTGCTCCTcatgtaaaaaacaacaacagaataaaaagcttcaaattgttagggtaacgaatgtcattttcttttcttttgtagaaTAACGGCATTTCATATTATTCGAATTTATACTTCCTTACTCTCTTAACTAAGACCCAGATTCATGGGTTTCAAGTTTTGAAATCAGTTTGACGTAAAATTTGTAATCCTACTTCGTGGCGTCATAAATGCCATTCAACCGGGctctcaagtttttgaataagtatTGACAAACGTAtctttatgggtttttttttctttttccccttACTAATAAGAATTAGTGTCTACTGAAGCTAACAAGTGCGTTTTGCcgctttgttttcaaattttatatgttcaCTAGCTAagttttgttgtcaactgtcgatgtttctgcttcacCACCTCCCGCCCCCCGTTATCAGTGTTCTGATCATGAATTGGttgatttccaattttttttgttaagctttgaacaattcccaacaattatagggactgtttgatgtacaaaaatagcCACTCTGGCGCCCTCTGTTCATTCAAAATCCGACATAACCTCAAATTTTAAGTAGTTAGAGGAAGtcaaaaaacttgtaaaaaaaactttgcctAAAGCATGGAAGTTTTCACATTTTGTCATGTTTTCATTCATGATTGTTGTTTAAAATCCTCCTCACTAGCGCCATGCATCTGTAGAGTTGTCTTGCCGGACGTTGAACAGTGTATagcaaatgtataataattccatagttgagaagaattggtcAACTATCAAGTAATTTTGGGTCTATTATTCAGTTTCTGTTTAAGAGAAAGGTTGGATAATACtaggatataaataatttattagatcaTAGGATAATACAGCAAAGGCAACTACAAATGGCAcctaataattatgtacaaaacATGGATCAAGCTCTtctataaacttaattttttgagttttttgacaaaattaaataaatagagacCATATTTTAGTATGAAAGTTTCATAACGATTGTAATAAATGATGATATTAATACgatttttaaatggataaaagGGACATCAATTATGAGGAAAAGTAGTCGTAAGGTGAACAATTTATTGTCATACTTTGTTAGTATTTAATTTAgagttataaacaatattatattaaattatttttttcagacagAGAGGGATATCATATGAAACAAAGTTAAAGCTTTAATTATAGAAccattgtataataatattgtctAGTCTCATTGAAATTTAGTAACTGATAcaattaattccataattatcTGGAGTAGCACCAGATTTACTGAGCAAACCTCATCGGTGggtttaataactttttaagaaaaaaaataaaatggcagGCTCTTAATGAAcatgtacaatttatattttctttaattcataatgttcactcttttttttataaatcacgtGGCATAGTGTATATCTCCACCAAATCATCaacatttcaataataaaatatgaacatttttcaattaaaatagatatttaaaatgatgGTTTCTACATTTTCATGACatataatctaaaataaagattttctaaATAATCCCATGACAAAAAATTGACAGAATAACAAGTTTTAAtggtaattttgatttttttcttcttcagaataaaattttgtttgatttggTAGAGATAAACATTATGCCACGTGATTTATAAAAGAAGATGAATGATGTAttgaattaagaataaaataaattgtacatacgACTAAGAacctttcattttatttttttgtttctagtattatataatCTTAAGGATGACtctaataaaattcaataaattcaaaaataacttttgaagtaatttctTATCAAGCCTTTCCTCCCTGAACTCTCCAAAATAATCATCCAGCTCATTCAAGTAAACGAGCTCTATCACCCacagttgtataaaaaaaattgatgacttGTAGAATaagtacaataaaaatttaattatgaggaAAGTATTAAAGCACGCATGTACCTTATAAATGTTgcgtacaagttgcaatgtaTGTGAAGCTATAACTGGTATAAGAAAGTTGTACAAGTtccaatttcttcgtcttataatgcattatttaattacaacattgctCAATCTAATAAtaatcaactattaattgatacaatCATTCCATCTTGGTTAATATCCATTTACTACTAATATGAATGTTAACATTGgaactttataattttgacaaataatacttatattataataatttgtattaaagtagccaaaaattacaccattactTTATGAATCATCCatgtaatattcaattactttatGATCCTTTTCTAAAGACAGtcaatccttcatttaaaattatttattccattttttggttgtaacttgtacagtttgattatacaagttgcaacttagacaaaacatattaaaaaagtaatccgTCGTCATTTATTCATGCAACAAACCTGATTTTCTCCGATTTTAGTTGCAATTGTTTCAGTCACCTTAGGCGTCCTTACAATCCTCTTATACAGCCTTGACCTGACCTCctggaatactttttttttttggctctcCAGATGAAACTGCGACTAATATTCAAaactttgatgatatttttctggGATATACTACTGTCCACATCTTTAGAACGACAGTATGCTTGTTTGCAAGGTCAATTGTTTGTCTCATcacaaatgaatcaaaatatgtaaggTTGTATAATTCTGGGATCCCAGCATAATTATAAGGctgatattaattttatgcGGAACAAATTTGAGCTTTATAACCAAACGCCTACTAATTTAGGCGAAAGTATTTCCTGAATAGaacgataaaattataatacaattcaTCATCGATACAATCATTTGTAATATGTTGCAAGGttcatttacaaatatacatttgtatgaCTAAAattctaatacaaaaataagaatttatacatatttctaaCTCTAAGTGACCAAGTCCGAGAACTATTCATACAATTTGCATTTACTACgtcaaaaatatatcagttaTCTATCTGTATATTCCAAAACActaataaatctattaaaaaagaaaaattaattgatcAAATGTTGGCTTTGTTCTATATTGATGAGAGTCACATGTTTTTTCAACcgttttcaaatatcaaatgctctattttaaattgatatttggcTCGATTGTGTAAAGTTTTTGCGAATATTCAGACCGATGGCTGTTCTCACGTAACAAcagttgattattatttatttcttaatcatTCCGAATGTTCCTTCACATCAAATAATATAGTAGTTATATTCCCTTGGTTAATATGGGCCCCTTGGTAATATGAGACACCTTTTTATACAGTTTACTATTCATTCACTAACTATATTAGTGGATTAAATTTGTTCtgcaaacaaagaaaaatagtaaagatGGAGCTGACCCATCTTTGGATTTtgacatatatttgtaaaactttCCAAAATAGGAGCTGTGGCCTATATAAACCCGAATAAACACTTGTTGCCCACATTATATTTGCTGTCTAAGTCATTTAtccataatataatatgcattCTTAcctaattaaaacataaataaaagcaaTAAACCTATAAATACAACTTTGCGACCTTTATGCATGGGGGTTATATGGGCCaatttcatgtttaaaaaatgtctataaCTGCAAATATTTCTTTGTGTGCTAGAAATaagtgctaaaaaaattaacacaaaatataaaggtACATCTACTATAAAATTTCTAGCTACATGActataatagattaaaaaatataagtgataTTGAATAAGCGTCTATATATTACCTCTATAACAAGATAACAATAAACGGTGACTAATGACTACAAGGAGGATTCTATTGTCTAAGATAGGATTCATATTATGACGTTGAAATGCAATTTTAGAtagacttaattaattaattacatttttagcaATATCTTAACGTTGTTGACACAAATGATCTAAACTTATTAGTTTATCAATTATAAGTTCATAAAAATGATTCTCGATTGtgagaaaaatatactatatttgaAAGGTATAAAAGCATAGAATAATctcattaaaatataagataGAAAATAACGGATATTCATCAAAGTGACATGATACAATCTATCAAATAGTTATCTCCACAAATTTACTATCATTTAAAACCATAAAAGAATAGTTAAGATAAGCAGCAAATGACGTCCAGATTAAATACGGTACAAAGAGCACGCCAGCAGGATGGCATATGCGAAAAAATGCAATCATTGTGGTCAAAATTCCACTCCAAAGGATCACAATCGTATAAAAAGCCTATAAGAAAACAAgagacatttattttttgaaattaaagacTAAATGAAGTATAAGAAGTAAATACCAGGCTAATCTGTTTGTAACCGAAGAAAATGGGGGACCAAGACCAATTGACTAATAATTGCACAAAATAGGCAAGAAGTGCTACCTTTACAGGTATATCAAGTTTATTTCCTCCGgatttatatactaaataacTAGCATATCCcatagaaaagtaaataaatgtcCATACTGGACCAAAAACCCAACTCGGAGGCTCCAGATATGGATGCTTCAGACtctgaaaaagaaataagagTATAGAATATGAATCAGCACTTCCT is part of the Lepeophtheirus salmonis chromosome 7, UVic_Lsal_1.4, whole genome shotgun sequence genome and harbors:
- the LOC121121907 gene encoding tryptophan-rich protein TspO; translated protein: MEYLRKINLKMIGASLLPMVGSFVAILITGSKMDKEWYDSLKHPYLEPPSWVFGPVWTFIYFSMGYASYLVYKSGGNKLDIPVKVALLAYFVQLLVNWSWSPIFFGYKQISLAFYTIVILWSGILTTMIAFFRICHPAGVLFVPYLIWTSFAAYLNYSFMVLNDSKFVEITI